A genomic stretch from Candidatus Rokuibacteriota bacterium includes:
- a CDS encoding sigma-54-dependent Fis family transcriptional regulator, whose product MDFRVLVADDDPGVLHLLEAYLRREGWGVIPASDGIEALERFEALQPELAVLDVAMPHRDGLQVLAHIIRSPHPTPVIMLSGQAEPWVIIAAMKGGATDFLLKPILREDFLEAIRRHRKSNLREIEEPDPVSQDLLTRMGRGMAVRRMLMNIQRVAATDFSVLIQGETGTGKELVAEAIHRMSRRAGQPLVAVDCGAIPDTLLESELFGHERGAFTGATSRRRGYFELARGGTLFLDEITNLHRGLQAKLLRALEERHIWPVGAERPVEVDVRIVAASNSALRQEVEGGRFRRDVYQRLAEFEIFIPPLRERREDIEYLAERLLAEACRELDRPPLLLSPEARALLVQEPWPGNVRELRNAIRRAAILVDGSRIDARDLERPRMGQALSLEQPALPTLEQLVTTLEGGRPFRLVMEELVGGVERDLLVRLLEWTRGNKRALSRLLQMNYRTLFRRLREHGI is encoded by the coding sequence GTGGACTTTCGCGTGCTGGTCGCGGACGACGACCCCGGAGTGCTGCATCTCCTTGAGGCATACCTCCGCCGGGAGGGCTGGGGGGTGATCCCGGCATCCGATGGGATAGAGGCGCTGGAGCGGTTCGAGGCGCTGCAGCCGGAGCTAGCCGTGCTCGATGTCGCGATGCCGCACCGCGACGGCCTGCAGGTCCTGGCGCACATCATACGCAGCCCCCATCCCACGCCGGTGATCATGTTGTCAGGGCAGGCGGAGCCGTGGGTGATCATCGCGGCCATGAAAGGTGGGGCCACGGACTTCCTGCTCAAGCCGATCCTGCGGGAGGACTTCCTGGAGGCCATCCGCCGGCACCGGAAGTCGAACCTCCGAGAGATCGAGGAGCCGGATCCGGTCAGCCAGGACCTCCTGACACGCATGGGCCGGGGGATGGCCGTCCGGCGGATGCTCATGAACATCCAACGGGTGGCCGCCACGGACTTCTCTGTCTTGATCCAGGGCGAGACGGGGACTGGCAAGGAGCTGGTGGCGGAAGCGATCCATCGGATGAGTCGCCGGGCCGGACAGCCGCTCGTGGCCGTGGACTGTGGGGCGATCCCCGATACCTTGCTGGAGAGCGAGCTGTTCGGGCACGAGCGGGGGGCGTTCACGGGGGCGACCAGTCGGCGCCGGGGCTACTTCGAGCTGGCCCGCGGCGGCACCCTCTTCCTCGACGAGATCACGAACCTCCACCGGGGGCTGCAGGCCAAGCTGCTGCGCGCCCTGGAAGAGCGGCACATCTGGCCCGTCGGGGCGGAGCGCCCAGTGGAGGTCGATGTACGAATCGTCGCGGCCTCGAACTCGGCCCTGAGGCAGGAGGTTGAAGGCGGGCGGTTCCGGCGGGACGTATACCAGCGCCTGGCGGAGTTCGAGATCTTCATCCCTCCCCTGCGCGAGCGCCGGGAGGATATCGAGTACCTGGCGGAGCGTTTGCTGGCGGAGGCTTGCCGGGAGCTTGACCGGCCGCCCCTGCTCCTGTCGCCGGAGGCCCGAGCCCTGTTGGTGCAGGAACCCTGGCCCGGCAACGTGCGGGAGCTCCGGAACGCGATCCGCCGGGCCGCGATCCTGGTCGATGGCAGCCGGATCGATGCCAGGGACCTGGAGCGGCCGCGGATGGGGCAGGCCTTGTCTCTCGAACAGCCCGCCCTGCCCACACTGGAGCAACTCGTGACGACCCTGGAAGGCGGGCGGCCGTTCCGCCTGGTCATGGAGGAGCTCGTGGGGGGAGTCGAGCGAGATCTCCTCGTTCGACTGCTGGAGTGGACCCGCGGCAACAAGCGCGCCCTGAGCCGCCTCCTGCAGATGAACTACCGGACCCTCTTCCGGAGGCTCCGGGAGCACGGCATCTGA
- a CDS encoding DUF2283 domain-containing protein: MYTQLREVHPHDNLDIEDGVTVDVDADGHIVGVETLNITNCY; this comes from the coding sequence CTGTATACTCAGCTTCGGGAGGTCCACCCGCACGACAACCTCGACATCGAGGACGGTGTGACGGTGGACGTTGACGCGGACGGGCACATCGTTGGCGTGGAGACCCTCAACATCACCAACTGTTATTGA
- a CDS encoding antitoxin family protein — protein sequence MSRVIRAVFENGVLRPLEPLDLPDRSEVELAIQAPNHWAKEFRELLARIHAKTGRFSGEEIEADITAASRESQGG from the coding sequence ATGAGTCGAGTGATTCGGGCTGTTTTTGAAAATGGGGTCCTTCGACCGTTGGAGCCGTTGGATCTGCCCGACCGAAGCGAAGTGGAACTCGCCATCCAGGCTCCAAACCACTGGGCGAAGGAGTTCAGGGAGCTCTTGGCTCGGATCCACGCGAAAACCGGCCGTTTCTCCGGTGAAGAGATCGAGGCTGATATCACAGCGGCCAGCCGGGAATCCCAGGGCGGATGA